One genomic segment of Triplophysa rosa linkage group LG22, Trosa_1v2, whole genome shotgun sequence includes these proteins:
- the LOC130546202 gene encoding patr class I histocompatibility antigen, B-1 alpha chain has protein sequence MCSAEGFFPAALEQQWMRDGEIINSSYSHKDENYSTNPNGSFTQRFYQELPSQMFETIFSCWVNHSFLNKPLMANLSSTVCYDQRDVTLTVIVASVVSAVLFVFVIIVVECKCQRRAQPQSSVEVSVTPEPVFQSVLQSDVVYSSLGDHHPVPCSRSPSVIWSPLNT, from the exons ATGTGCAGTGCTGAGGGATTTTTCCCCGCTGCTCTTGAACAGCAGTGGATGAGAGATGGAGAAATCATCAACAGTTCATACTCGCACAAAGATGAGAATTACAGCACAAATCCAAATGGATCATTCACTCAGAGGTTTTACCAGGAGTTACCATCACAGATGTTTGAAACAATCTTCTCCTGCTGGGTCAACCACTCATTCCTAAACAAACCGCTCATGGCCAATTTATCCAGCACTGTCTGTTACGATCAAAGGG ATGTGACTTTGACTGTCATTGTGGCTTCTGTCGTCTCTGCTGTGCTGTTTGTCTTTGTGATTATTGTGGTCGAATGTAAATGTCAAA GAAGAGCACAACCACAGTCTTCTGTAGAAGTTAGTGTCACACCTGAGCCTGTTTTCCAGTCTGTCCTCCAATCTGATGTAGTTTATTCATCGTTGGGCGATCATCATCCAGTCCCATGCAGCCGCAGCCCTAGTGTCATCTGGTCACCTCTAAACACATAA
- the LOC130546626 gene encoding uncharacterized protein LOC130546626 isoform X4, with translation MWLMSYLQSFQKVCEAFTRSTINIQLMLVLLSNIHLSLFSDLSLQRLNSRNDSCIHLLCTLEALNPEQVNFTWSTEGQRLPNMSSSSYTSSELYLCEPDWDNADTITCQASYFYNNTLYRRIEHFNLSTEHPLFSEDAVRENLQLLIIICSAAAAAGVIFSLIFTAVLCKCRRRRNANESIVFSNKVYENFSFAMTRQSTQRTQPTVKPQKEECIYEN, from the exons ATGTGGTTAATGTCGTATCTTCAAAGCTTTCAAAAGGTTTGTGAAGCTTTTACAAGGTCCACTATTAATATTCAACTGATGTTGGTTCTGCTTTCTAATATTCATCTCTCTCTATTCTCAGATCTCTCACTGCAGCGTCTAAACAGCCGTAATGACAGCTGTATTCATCTGCTCTGCACTTTAGAAGCTCTGAACCCTGAGCAGGTGAACTTCACCTGGAGCACAGAGGGTCAAAGGTTACCCAACATGTCCTCTTCTTCATACACCAGCAGCGAGCTCTATCTGTGTGAACCAGACTGGGATAATGCAGACACGATTACCTGTCAGGCCAGCTACTTCTACAACAATACACTGTACAGAAGGATCGAACATTTCAACCTGAGCACAG AGCATCCACTGTTCTCAGAAGATGCTGTCAGAGAGAATCTACAGCTGCTGATAATCATATGtagtgctgctgctgctgctggtgTCATCTTCAGTCTGATCTTTACTGCTGTCCTTTGCAAAT GCAGAAGGAGACGGAATGCAAATGAATCTATAGTATTCAGCAATAAAGTGTATGAGAACTTCAGTTTTGCCATGACCCGCCAGTCAACACAGAGAACACAGCCTACTGTTAAACCACAGAAAGAAGAATGTATTTATGAGAACTGA
- the LOC130546626 gene encoding uncharacterized protein LOC130546626 isoform X1, whose product MFLKPLKNYLLALALIYFPVTGAQIVLFKGETGHLPCILHPENSSKRSVEWIKSSTNSTTICKCQIDYVHKTSSGCCIPRFTLTKESLQLNIENVQPSDFGNYTCKWSRIIPPPTLDGIRNVMLRVEDLSLQRLNSRNDSCIHLLCTLEALNPEQVNFTWSTEGQRLPNMSSSSYTSSELYLCEPDWDNADTITCQASYFYNNTLYRRIEHFNLSTEHPLFSEDAVRENLQLLIIICSAAAAAGVIFSLIFTAVLCKCRRRRNANESIVFSNKVYENFSFAMTRQSTQRTQPTVKPQKEECIYEN is encoded by the exons atgtttttaaaaccgCTTAAAAATTATCTTTTAGCTTTGGCTTTAATTTATTTCCCAGTTACAG GTGCAcagattgttttatttaaaggagAAACCGGTCATCTGCCCTGCATCTTACACCCTGAAAACAGTAGCAAACGTTCTGTAGAATGGATAAAAAGCAGTACAAACAGCACAACAATTTGTAAATGTCAAATTGATTATGTTCATAAAACTTCATCGGGATGTTGCATTCCCCGCTTTACATTAACCAAAGAGTCTTTGCAACTGAATATAGAAAATGTTCAGCCCAGTGACTTTGGTAATTACACTTGTAAATGGTCAAGAATAATTCCACCACCAACACTTGATGGCATCAGAAATGTAATGCTCCGAGTTGAag ATCTCTCACTGCAGCGTCTAAACAGCCGTAATGACAGCTGTATTCATCTGCTCTGCACTTTAGAAGCTCTGAACCCTGAGCAGGTGAACTTCACCTGGAGCACAGAGGGTCAAAGGTTACCCAACATGTCCTCTTCTTCATACACCAGCAGCGAGCTCTATCTGTGTGAACCAGACTGGGATAATGCAGACACGATTACCTGTCAGGCCAGCTACTTCTACAACAATACACTGTACAGAAGGATCGAACATTTCAACCTGAGCACAG AGCATCCACTGTTCTCAGAAGATGCTGTCAGAGAGAATCTACAGCTGCTGATAATCATATGtagtgctgctgctgctgctggtgTCATCTTCAGTCTGATCTTTACTGCTGTCCTTTGCAAAT GCAGAAGGAGACGGAATGCAAATGAATCTATAGTATTCAGCAATAAAGTGTATGAGAACTTCAGTTTTGCCATGACCCGCCAGTCAACACAGAGAACACAGCCTACTGTTAAACCACAGAAAGAAGAATGTATTTATGAGAACTGA
- the LOC130546626 gene encoding uncharacterized protein LOC130546626 isoform X3 yields MFLKPLKNYLLALALIYFPVTGAQIVLFKGETGHLPCILHPENSSKRSVEWIKSSTNSTTICKCQIDYVHKTSSGCCIPRFTLTKESLQLNIENVQPSDFGNYTCKWSRIIPPPTLDGIRNVMLRVEDLSLQRLNSRNDSCIHLLCTLEALNPEQVNFTWSTEGQRLPNMSSSSYTSSELYLCEPDWDNADTITCQASYFYNNTLYRRIEHFNLSTDAVRENLQLLIIICSAAAAAGVIFSLIFTAVLCKCRRRRNANESIVFSNKVYENFSFAMTRQSTQRTQPTVKPQKEECIYEN; encoded by the exons atgtttttaaaaccgCTTAAAAATTATCTTTTAGCTTTGGCTTTAATTTATTTCCCAGTTACAG GTGCAcagattgttttatttaaaggagAAACCGGTCATCTGCCCTGCATCTTACACCCTGAAAACAGTAGCAAACGTTCTGTAGAATGGATAAAAAGCAGTACAAACAGCACAACAATTTGTAAATGTCAAATTGATTATGTTCATAAAACTTCATCGGGATGTTGCATTCCCCGCTTTACATTAACCAAAGAGTCTTTGCAACTGAATATAGAAAATGTTCAGCCCAGTGACTTTGGTAATTACACTTGTAAATGGTCAAGAATAATTCCACCACCAACACTTGATGGCATCAGAAATGTAATGCTCCGAGTTGAag ATCTCTCACTGCAGCGTCTAAACAGCCGTAATGACAGCTGTATTCATCTGCTCTGCACTTTAGAAGCTCTGAACCCTGAGCAGGTGAACTTCACCTGGAGCACAGAGGGTCAAAGGTTACCCAACATGTCCTCTTCTTCATACACCAGCAGCGAGCTCTATCTGTGTGAACCAGACTGGGATAATGCAGACACGATTACCTGTCAGGCCAGCTACTTCTACAACAATACACTGTACAGAAGGATCGAACATTTCAACCTGAGCACAG ATGCTGTCAGAGAGAATCTACAGCTGCTGATAATCATATGtagtgctgctgctgctgctggtgTCATCTTCAGTCTGATCTTTACTGCTGTCCTTTGCAAAT GCAGAAGGAGACGGAATGCAAATGAATCTATAGTATTCAGCAATAAAGTGTATGAGAACTTCAGTTTTGCCATGACCCGCCAGTCAACACAGAGAACACAGCCTACTGTTAAACCACAGAAAGAAGAATGTATTTATGAGAACTGA
- the LOC130546626 gene encoding uncharacterized protein LOC130546626 isoform X2 produces the protein MFLKPLKNYLLALALIYFPVTGAQIVLFKGETGHLPCILHPENSSKRSVEWIKSSTNSTTICKCQIDYVHKTSSGCCIPRFTLTKESLQLNIENVQPSDFGNYTCKWSRIIPPPTLDGIRNVMLRVEDLSLQRLNSRNDSCIHLLCTLEALNPEQVNFTWSTEGQRLPNMSSSSYTSSELYLCEPDWDNADTITCQASYFYNNTLYRRIEHFNLSTEDAVRENLQLLIIICSAAAAAGVIFSLIFTAVLCKCRRRRNANESIVFSNKVYENFSFAMTRQSTQRTQPTVKPQKEECIYEN, from the exons atgtttttaaaaccgCTTAAAAATTATCTTTTAGCTTTGGCTTTAATTTATTTCCCAGTTACAG GTGCAcagattgttttatttaaaggagAAACCGGTCATCTGCCCTGCATCTTACACCCTGAAAACAGTAGCAAACGTTCTGTAGAATGGATAAAAAGCAGTACAAACAGCACAACAATTTGTAAATGTCAAATTGATTATGTTCATAAAACTTCATCGGGATGTTGCATTCCCCGCTTTACATTAACCAAAGAGTCTTTGCAACTGAATATAGAAAATGTTCAGCCCAGTGACTTTGGTAATTACACTTGTAAATGGTCAAGAATAATTCCACCACCAACACTTGATGGCATCAGAAATGTAATGCTCCGAGTTGAag ATCTCTCACTGCAGCGTCTAAACAGCCGTAATGACAGCTGTATTCATCTGCTCTGCACTTTAGAAGCTCTGAACCCTGAGCAGGTGAACTTCACCTGGAGCACAGAGGGTCAAAGGTTACCCAACATGTCCTCTTCTTCATACACCAGCAGCGAGCTCTATCTGTGTGAACCAGACTGGGATAATGCAGACACGATTACCTGTCAGGCCAGCTACTTCTACAACAATACACTGTACAGAAGGATCGAACATTTCAACCTGAGCACAG AAGATGCTGTCAGAGAGAATCTACAGCTGCTGATAATCATATGtagtgctgctgctgctgctggtgTCATCTTCAGTCTGATCTTTACTGCTGTCCTTTGCAAAT GCAGAAGGAGACGGAATGCAAATGAATCTATAGTATTCAGCAATAAAGTGTATGAGAACTTCAGTTTTGCCATGACCCGCCAGTCAACACAGAGAACACAGCCTACTGTTAAACCACAGAAAGAAGAATGTATTTATGAGAACTGA
- the LOC130546626 gene encoding uncharacterized protein LOC130546626 isoform X5 translates to MLRVEDLSLQRLNSRNDSCIHLLCTLEALNPEQVNFTWSTEGQRLPNMSSSSYTSSELYLCEPDWDNADTITCQASYFYNNTLYRRIEHFNLSTEHPLFSEDAVRENLQLLIIICSAAAAAGVIFSLIFTAVLCKCRRRRNANESIVFSNKVYENFSFAMTRQSTQRTQPTVKPQKEECIYEN, encoded by the exons ATGCTCCGAGTTGAag ATCTCTCACTGCAGCGTCTAAACAGCCGTAATGACAGCTGTATTCATCTGCTCTGCACTTTAGAAGCTCTGAACCCTGAGCAGGTGAACTTCACCTGGAGCACAGAGGGTCAAAGGTTACCCAACATGTCCTCTTCTTCATACACCAGCAGCGAGCTCTATCTGTGTGAACCAGACTGGGATAATGCAGACACGATTACCTGTCAGGCCAGCTACTTCTACAACAATACACTGTACAGAAGGATCGAACATTTCAACCTGAGCACAG AGCATCCACTGTTCTCAGAAGATGCTGTCAGAGAGAATCTACAGCTGCTGATAATCATATGtagtgctgctgctgctgctggtgTCATCTTCAGTCTGATCTTTACTGCTGTCCTTTGCAAAT GCAGAAGGAGACGGAATGCAAATGAATCTATAGTATTCAGCAATAAAGTGTATGAGAACTTCAGTTTTGCCATGACCCGCCAGTCAACACAGAGAACACAGCCTACTGTTAAACCACAGAAAGAAGAATGTATTTATGAGAACTGA